One genomic segment of Pedobacter endophyticus includes these proteins:
- a CDS encoding plasmid mobilization protein, which translates to MSVKQKNGRPLKVEGKRTKHIKARLTENEYSLVTQLWKSLSMKESDYVRLMVLKPGSLKVKVNAHEVLRLLDHLGGELGRSGNNINQLARHANFLNKRGMLNAETVVKFNELFSEYIFLFRQIEKETRTLLRRLQS; encoded by the coding sequence ATGAGCGTTAAGCAGAAGAATGGAAGGCCGTTGAAGGTTGAGGGCAAAAGAACAAAACACATAAAAGCAAGACTAACTGAGAACGAATATAGCCTGGTCACACAACTGTGGAAATCCCTTTCGATGAAGGAAAGCGATTACGTGCGTTTGATGGTTTTGAAGCCTGGTTCGTTAAAGGTCAAAGTAAATGCGCATGAAGTGCTAAGGTTACTTGATCATCTGGGGGGTGAGCTGGGCAGGTCTGGAAACAACATCAATCAACTTGCAAGGCATGCGAATTTTTTGAATAAGCGAGGAATGCTTAACGCAGAAACAGTAGTCAAGTTCAACGAACTTTTCTCAGAATACATCTTTCTTTTCAGGCAAATTGAAAAAGAAACCAGAACACTTTTGCGCCGGCTGCAGAGTTAA
- a CDS encoding toprim domain-containing protein, translating into MSAFLNVNEIKEKVSLLSLLKNLGFSPQKQSGGEHFFLSMLREEYTASLCVNDDLGVWYDHGGAGVSGIRSGSIIDFGLAYWYPSTFPEVLRKILEYSKVELENSSQLNNSVPARLQPVKVPNYKIEAINESIKKDALNAYLKSREIISVAKDHLYELHYSVLDSKNKHKNFFASGWPNENGGWEVRNKYFKGCLGHKGMSFLQGATDKLCVFEGYFDFLSWRVENSNDPSSVLVLNSLSFLQSAMVRAKQFSAIQVYFDHDKAGISATHDFIINVSGSQDFSFKYLGHKDYNAKLVTDANAAVEQKFAQLKFSTEIGFIPER; encoded by the coding sequence ATGTCAGCTTTTCTAAATGTAAATGAGATCAAAGAGAAGGTTTCTCTGTTGAGTCTGTTAAAGAATTTGGGCTTCAGTCCACAAAAGCAATCCGGTGGAGAACATTTTTTTCTCAGTATGCTGAGAGAAGAGTATACAGCTTCCCTGTGCGTAAATGATGATCTCGGAGTATGGTATGACCACGGCGGAGCTGGTGTTTCGGGAATTAGAAGTGGAAGCATAATTGATTTTGGACTTGCCTACTGGTATCCGTCCACTTTCCCGGAGGTGCTGAGAAAGATCTTAGAATATTCAAAAGTCGAACTTGAAAACTCTTCGCAGTTGAACAATAGTGTTCCAGCCAGATTACAACCGGTAAAAGTTCCTAATTATAAAATAGAGGCTATAAACGAGTCAATTAAAAAGGACGCACTAAATGCCTATCTTAAATCCAGGGAAATCATTTCTGTAGCAAAGGATCATCTTTATGAACTGCATTATTCAGTTCTTGATAGCAAAAATAAACACAAGAATTTTTTTGCATCAGGATGGCCTAATGAGAATGGCGGATGGGAGGTAAGAAATAAATATTTCAAGGGCTGTCTTGGCCATAAAGGGATGTCATTTCTACAGGGAGCCACCGATAAGCTCTGTGTGTTCGAAGGGTATTTCGACTTTTTGAGCTGGCGGGTTGAAAACTCCAACGACCCATCCTCAGTACTTGTGTTAAATTCTTTGTCCTTTCTTCAATCGGCAATGGTTCGTGCAAAACAGTTCAGCGCCATTCAGGTATATTTCGATCATGATAAAGCCGGAATTTCTGCCACCCATGATTTTATAATCAATGTGAGCGGTAGCCAGGATTTTTCTTTTAAATATCTAGGGCATAAAGACTATAATGCAAAGCTAGTTACTGATGCAAATGCCGCTGTAGAACAGAAATTTGCGCAATTGAAATTCAGTACGGAAATTGGGTTCATCCCGGAGCGATAG
- a CDS encoding NAD(P)/FAD-dependent oxidoreductase, with the protein MSKKQTAIIIGAGPGGLTAAFELATRSNIDVTILEASNEIGGISRTVNYKGNRIDIGGHRFFSKSTRVLDWWANTLPLEPASQPLTDLDLSKIGPASTDSEKGDKVMLIRKRVSRIFYLRKFFDYPISLNYAAAKNLGFIRIIKIGIAYITIRLFPIKNEQTLEDFLVNRFGRVLYETFFKDYTEKVWGIPCHQIKPEWGSQRIKGLSISKAIKHSIKSMFEKDETIEQKKIETSLIDKFMYPKFGPGQLWEEVADKVSTLGGKIVFGTRVTKIKWITESQVEVSVKDVASDSELVYTGNYLFSTMPIKDLILGMGDEVPLVIQEVAKGLAYRDFITVGLLLKGLKIKDKMPNKAGQNPDQLISDNWIYIQENDVKLGRLQIFNNWSPYMVADSNNVWLGLEYFCNEGDHLWNMEDRDFITFAIEELVKISFIEPDEVLDSTVIKVPKAYPAYFGSYDDLPLVSEYTDSFSNMFLIGRNGMHKYNNQDHSMLTAMVAVDNLLSGKKDKGNIWIINTENDYHETKTSD; encoded by the coding sequence ATGAGTAAAAAACAGACGGCGATTATTATCGGCGCAGGTCCAGGCGGACTGACGGCTGCATTCGAATTAGCCACCCGATCAAACATAGATGTGACCATACTTGAAGCTAGTAATGAGATTGGGGGGATTTCAAGAACCGTCAATTACAAGGGAAACAGGATTGACATAGGCGGGCATAGATTTTTTTCGAAGTCCACCAGAGTGTTAGACTGGTGGGCCAATACCCTACCTCTGGAGCCAGCTTCACAGCCCCTAACAGATCTTGACTTATCTAAAATAGGCCCTGCGTCCACAGATTCTGAAAAAGGGGATAAGGTTATGTTAATCCGTAAAAGGGTTTCACGAATATTTTATCTGCGGAAATTCTTCGATTATCCAATAAGCCTAAATTACGCTGCAGCAAAAAACTTGGGTTTTATAAGAATAATCAAGATTGGTATAGCCTATATCACAATCCGTTTGTTCCCTATAAAAAACGAACAAACCCTTGAAGACTTCCTGGTAAATCGATTTGGTAGGGTTCTATATGAAACGTTTTTTAAGGATTATACCGAGAAAGTCTGGGGTATTCCATGTCATCAGATAAAGCCGGAGTGGGGCTCGCAACGGATAAAAGGCCTTTCAATCTCAAAAGCAATAAAACATTCTATAAAATCAATGTTCGAAAAGGATGAGACCATAGAACAAAAAAAAATTGAAACGAGTCTTATAGATAAATTTATGTACCCGAAATTTGGTCCGGGCCAACTATGGGAAGAAGTTGCAGACAAGGTAAGCACCCTAGGAGGCAAGATTGTATTTGGCACCAGGGTAACAAAAATAAAATGGATTACCGAAAGTCAGGTCGAGGTTTCCGTGAAGGATGTTGCAAGTGATTCAGAGCTGGTTTACACAGGGAATTACCTTTTTTCGACAATGCCCATTAAGGACCTTATTTTGGGAATGGGGGATGAAGTCCCATTGGTGATACAAGAAGTTGCAAAGGGGCTAGCATACAGGGACTTTATTACGGTTGGGCTCTTACTTAAGGGCTTGAAAATTAAGGATAAAATGCCAAATAAAGCCGGTCAGAATCCTGATCAATTAATTTCCGATAATTGGATCTATATCCAAGAAAACGATGTGAAGCTTGGTAGATTACAGATTTTTAATAATTGGAGTCCCTACATGGTTGCTGATAGTAATAATGTATGGTTGGGACTAGAGTACTTCTGCAATGAAGGAGATCATCTATGGAACATGGAAGATAGGGATTTCATTACTTTCGCAATTGAGGAGCTGGTTAAAATAAGTTTTATTGAACCTGATGAGGTATTGGATAGCACTGTGATAAAAGTACCCAAAGCATATCCAGCGTATTTTGGTAGTTACGATGACCTTCCGCTAGTTAGTGAATATACAGATTCTTTTAGCAACATGTTCTTAATTGGACGAAATGGCATGCATAAATATAATAATCAAGACCATTCAATGCTAACGGCAATGGTCGCAGTCGACAACCTTCTCTCAGGCAAAAAAGATAAGGGGAATATTTGGATAATCAATACGGAAAATGATTACCATGAGACGAAAACCAGCGACTAG
- a CDS encoding ParA family protein, producing the protein MVILLGNQKGGSGKSTLCLLLAYYLSTIKQAKVTVLDMDYQASVSGKFEKAKILENEPIYEVIASDLKYYPALLELLTQNTQEFVLIDLPGKMDDDLLIPIISSAELIICPFNYDEFSVDSTVLFSLVCKEINKLSPIVYVPNRIKSTVKYETKEEVDRVLARFGMVSPNISDRIDFQRVGTVHIPAVLIPVFMPALDFIFNIHMSKGASP; encoded by the coding sequence ATGGTTATACTACTAGGCAACCAAAAAGGAGGTTCTGGTAAAAGCACGCTGTGCCTGCTACTGGCATACTACCTTTCCACAATAAAACAAGCGAAGGTTACCGTTCTGGACATGGATTATCAGGCATCAGTCTCGGGAAAGTTCGAGAAAGCAAAGATTCTGGAGAATGAACCAATTTACGAGGTTATCGCATCAGACCTCAAGTATTATCCTGCCTTACTCGAGCTATTAACACAAAATACCCAGGAGTTCGTACTCATTGATTTACCCGGTAAAATGGATGATGATTTATTGATTCCCATTATAAGTTCTGCAGAACTTATAATCTGCCCTTTCAACTATGATGAATTCTCGGTCGACAGTACTGTTCTTTTTTCTTTGGTCTGCAAGGAGATAAACAAGCTCTCGCCAATTGTGTATGTACCCAACCGGATCAAGTCCACGGTGAAATATGAAACAAAAGAGGAGGTTGATAGGGTGCTCGCCAGGTTTGGCATGGTCTCCCCGAATATCTCGGACAGGATCGATTTTCAACGTGTGGGAACAGTTCATATACCAGCAGTACTCATTCCGGTTTTTATGCCGGCCCTTGATTTTATCTTCAATATCCATATGAGCAAAGGAGCTTCACCATGA
- a CDS encoding relaxase/mobilization nuclease domain-containing protein yields the protein MIVKILQKSKTFRAVRYNTNKVEKDKGELLKVSGFEALSGFSELKPQDYINYLSSLAALNKRVVYPQFHAMISSKGRAADKQSLVFLAEKWLMGMGYGSQPYMLIFHKDTDNNHIHIVSSRVDREGNKISDVFEKIRAYRVLNRLVGQDEKKSASEAVSKALQYQFSTVAQYLIILEAKGYSVKLVGDTYNVSKFGELVAKVDISKIHNSLAENGFSQERKAQLRNIFEKYRPLTNAKLLPVVENNLRGAHGKILRYYSALSERLSSDFGLEFVFHFKDDKGPYGYTVLDHAKKNVFKGGEIMALGKFAEVLSTAPHPSLVSFEPYDPVRPGHFPEENMLLESLPLPVMEELYPGSEEGGHIGDFSFGLDIADDIDDEQINGRNRRKKGKPRTNTR from the coding sequence ATGATCGTCAAGATATTACAGAAATCCAAAACGTTCAGAGCAGTTAGGTACAACACCAATAAGGTTGAAAAGGATAAAGGTGAGCTTTTAAAAGTTTCGGGATTTGAAGCGCTGTCCGGATTTTCGGAACTGAAACCCCAGGATTATATTAACTATCTATCCTCACTTGCAGCGTTGAACAAAAGGGTTGTGTATCCGCAGTTCCACGCCATGATTTCTTCAAAGGGAAGAGCTGCGGATAAACAAAGCCTGGTGTTTCTGGCAGAGAAATGGTTAATGGGAATGGGATACGGCAGTCAGCCTTATATGCTCATTTTTCATAAGGATACTGATAACAATCATATTCACATCGTCTCTTCCAGAGTCGACAGGGAGGGGAATAAAATATCTGACGTTTTCGAAAAGATTCGTGCATACCGTGTGCTCAACCGGCTAGTCGGCCAGGATGAAAAAAAATCGGCAAGTGAAGCGGTGAGCAAGGCACTGCAGTATCAATTTTCCACAGTAGCACAGTATTTAATAATCTTGGAGGCAAAAGGATATTCGGTCAAATTGGTAGGGGATACTTATAACGTATCAAAATTCGGTGAGCTGGTTGCAAAAGTGGATATTTCGAAAATCCACAACAGTTTAGCTGAAAATGGCTTTTCGCAAGAGCGGAAAGCTCAGTTGAGAAATATATTTGAAAAATACAGGCCATTAACCAACGCTAAGCTTCTCCCGGTGGTGGAGAACAACCTGCGCGGTGCACATGGAAAGATATTAAGGTATTACTCTGCTCTGAGCGAGAGACTTTCTTCCGACTTCGGACTGGAGTTTGTTTTTCATTTCAAGGATGATAAAGGTCCATATGGTTACACCGTTCTTGACCATGCCAAAAAAAATGTTTTCAAGGGCGGTGAAATTATGGCGCTGGGTAAATTTGCAGAGGTGCTCTCGACAGCACCCCACCCGTCGCTGGTATCTTTTGAGCCTTATGATCCGGTGCGACCCGGACATTTCCCTGAAGAAAATATGCTGCTTGAATCCCTGCCACTGCCAGTTATGGAGGAACTGTATCCCGGATCTGAAGAAGGAGGTCATATTGGCGATTTCTCATTCGGACTTGATATCGCGGATGATATTGACGATGAACAGATCAATGGCCGAAACCGCAGAAAAAAGGGAAAGCCAAGGACGAACACACGATAA